A DNA window from Mesorhizobium sp. C432A contains the following coding sequences:
- a CDS encoding sugar ABC transporter ATP-binding protein codes for MTAPLLVMTGAVKRFGGVQALRGVDFDLKAGEIHALLGENGAGKSTLMNLLSGVYTPDEGMIEIDGKPVRFNNPREAQAAGIATIFQELDLVPSLDVAANLFLGRELMRPGGFLDVPAMRREAKKRLEAIEIAIDPAAMVADLSIGQRQVVAIVKALSYASRVLIMDEPTAALTVGEVERLFDIMRKLAATGVGIVYISHRLEEVPGIADRVTVMRDGRVAGITEPHAPQAELVRLLVGRPLDELYPQRAKAAGKPLLSLRNASFKLARDSAGWQAPQGVSLDVHEGEIVGLAGIMGAGRTELLSALYGTGLSGRWEGEVAVGGKPVKLDSISAARHAGIAFVTDDRRGSGLMLRMAVGLNLVMSVISRISPNWLVSPRRQAEAVKESFGQFDIRPKNPDIAVGALSGGNQQKVVLAKEILGNPRLLLLDEPTRGVDVGAKGEIYQRLRALAAQGLGILVASSEMPELIGLCDRIVVLRQGRNVAEFLGGVDEHTVLAAANGREA; via the coding sequence ATGACCGCGCCGCTGCTGGTAATGACCGGCGCCGTCAAACGCTTCGGCGGCGTGCAGGCGCTGCGCGGCGTCGACTTCGACCTCAAGGCCGGCGAAATCCATGCGCTGCTCGGCGAGAACGGCGCCGGCAAGTCGACGCTGATGAACCTTTTGTCGGGCGTCTACACGCCGGACGAAGGCATGATCGAGATCGACGGCAAACCCGTGCGCTTCAACAACCCGCGCGAGGCGCAAGCGGCAGGCATCGCCACCATCTTCCAGGAGCTCGACCTGGTGCCGTCGCTCGACGTCGCCGCCAATCTGTTCCTCGGCCGCGAACTGATGCGTCCCGGCGGCTTCCTCGACGTGCCGGCAATGCGCCGCGAGGCCAAGAAGCGGCTGGAGGCGATCGAGATCGCCATCGATCCGGCTGCCATGGTCGCCGATCTGTCGATCGGCCAGCGCCAGGTGGTGGCGATCGTCAAGGCGCTGTCCTATGCCTCCCGCGTGCTGATCATGGACGAGCCGACGGCAGCACTTACCGTCGGCGAAGTCGAGCGGCTGTTCGACATCATGAGAAAACTCGCAGCCACCGGCGTCGGCATCGTCTATATCTCGCATCGGCTGGAGGAAGTGCCCGGCATTGCCGACCGGGTGACGGTGATGCGCGACGGTCGCGTCGCCGGCATCACCGAGCCGCACGCGCCGCAAGCCGAGCTGGTGCGCCTGCTGGTCGGACGTCCGCTGGATGAGCTTTATCCGCAACGCGCCAAAGCGGCGGGCAAGCCGCTGCTCAGCCTGAGGAACGCCAGCTTCAAGCTCGCCCGCGATAGCGCCGGCTGGCAGGCGCCGCAAGGTGTTTCGCTCGATGTCCATGAAGGCGAGATCGTCGGCCTGGCCGGCATTATGGGGGCAGGGCGAACCGAACTGTTGTCCGCGCTCTACGGCACCGGCCTGTCCGGCCGCTGGGAGGGCGAGGTTGCTGTCGGCGGCAAGCCGGTGAAACTGGATTCGATCAGTGCTGCCCGCCACGCCGGCATCGCCTTCGTCACCGACGACCGCCGGGGCTCGGGCCTGATGCTGCGCATGGCGGTCGGCCTCAACCTGGTGATGTCGGTCATATCCAGAATCTCGCCGAACTGGCTGGTCTCGCCGCGCCGCCAGGCCGAGGCGGTGAAGGAATCCTTCGGCCAGTTCGACATCCGGCCGAAGAACCCTGATATCGCCGTCGGCGCGCTGTCCGGCGGCAACCAGCAGAAGGTGGTGCTGGCAAAAGAAATCCTCGGCAATCCGCGCCTGTTGCTGCTCGACGAGCCGACGCGCGGCGTCGATGTCGGCGCCAAGGGCGAGATCTACCAGCGGCTCAGGGCACTCGCGGCGCAAGGGCTGGGCATTCTGGTGGCGTCCAGCGAGATGCCGGAGCTGATCGGTCTGTGCGACCGCATCGTGGTGCTGCGCCAGGGGCGCAATGTGGCGGAATTTTTGGGCGGCGTCGACGAGCACACGGTGCTGGCCGCGGCTAACGGCAGGGAGGCCTGA